The proteins below are encoded in one region of Clostridium estertheticum:
- a CDS encoding ABC transporter substrate-binding protein, producing MRKSNKFLKNICIGLLILITVFSLSSCKWGSDKKSEDQKKLNIFLDTTDEHSYKVNKFLIDDYKKNNPDVVIKLNDIIGDKSNIMDTINLGTEIDVMFTSRNDFIELSKKGVLSDMDGTYEDNNINSRYFNIMGSYGRIGDKYYGIGVVPYSIELLYNKTNLEKLKLANPNNLKEWLNVLKQINGKGLKTPVVLNEDIDARGILFSLIASTGINIHEVEESYDSGELGYKKLKNMQGVFDEFNLLTKNNGITKDSFELGNEQSVINFNNGDSPLLMCTSYYNPKLNGNNIGVIKDYDNNSKFGANMPIIINSILSIPVNAKNRDSADAFIQYVYSDEAQARLVQKGIITGNKVANNKILGIGKSMVQHMYKANDNSIPILYNLPKKIKTNVLLTLKKIIDGKYSSKEWEEILNESYK from the coding sequence ATGAGAAAATCAAATAAATTTTTAAAAAACATATGTATAGGTCTTTTAATTCTAATTACGGTGTTTAGTTTGTCATCTTGCAAATGGGGCAGTGATAAAAAGAGTGAGGATCAAAAAAAATTAAATATATTTCTAGATACAACAGATGAACATTCTTATAAAGTAAATAAGTTTTTAATTGATGATTACAAAAAAAACAATCCAGATGTTGTAATAAAATTAAATGATATAATAGGTGATAAAAGCAATATTATGGATACAATTAATTTGGGTACAGAAATAGATGTGATGTTCACGAGTAGAAATGACTTTATTGAACTTAGTAAAAAGGGAGTTCTAAGTGATATGGATGGAACATATGAGGACAACAATATTAATAGTAGATATTTTAATATTATGGGCTCTTATGGAAGAATAGGTGATAAATATTATGGAATAGGGGTTGTACCATATTCTATTGAATTATTGTATAATAAAACAAATTTGGAAAAGCTAAAATTAGCTAATCCTAATAATTTAAAAGAGTGGTTAAATGTGTTAAAGCAAATTAATGGTAAGGGATTGAAGACACCTGTCGTATTAAACGAAGATATAGATGCGAGGGGTATTTTGTTTTCATTAATAGCTAGCACAGGCATAAATATTCATGAGGTTGAGGAAAGTTATGATAGTGGTGAGTTAGGTTATAAGAAACTTAAAAATATGCAAGGAGTGTTTGATGAATTTAACTTGCTTACTAAAAATAATGGAATTACAAAAGATTCTTTTGAATTAGGTAATGAGCAAAGTGTTATTAATTTTAATAATGGCGATTCACCCCTACTCATGTGTACTTCATATTATAATCCTAAACTTAATGGAAATAATATAGGTGTAATTAAAGACTATGACAATAATTCAAAGTTTGGGGCAAATATGCCTATTATAATTAACTCTATATTAAGTATCCCAGTAAATGCAAAAAATAGGGATAGTGCCGATGCTTTTATTCAATATGTATATAGTGATGAAGCTCAAGCAAGACTTGTGCAAAAGGGAATTATAACTGGAAATAAAGTTGCAAATAACAAAATATTAGGTATTGGTAAATCAATGGTTCAACATATGTATAAGGCTAATGACAATAGCATACCTATATTATATAATTTACCTAAAAAGATAAAAACCAATGTACTTTTGACCTTGAAGAAAATTATAGATGGAAAGTATAGTTCTAAAGAATGGGAAGAGATATTAAATGAAAGTTATAAATGA
- a CDS encoding IS1182 family transposase encodes MINEKNFTQQKLEMVYLEDLVPKDHILRNIDKYMDFSFIRELTQKYYCLDNGRPGVDPILLFKMLFIGYLFGIKSERQLVKEIEVNVAYRWFLGLSLTDVIPDHSTISQNRRRRFKGTDVFQKIFDEVVFKAINLKMVTGKILYTDSTHLKANANKRKLVKIEVEKTPKEYVADLNKAVEEDRINHGKRPLKVKEPVTIIKEIKVSTTDPDSGYMMRDGKPEGFSYLDHRTVDSKHNIITDVYVTPGNINDVDPYIDRLDVQIKKFNFNTKYVGADAGYATNLICKELFERELKSVMGYRRSPHTKGMYTKNKFQYVKEKDIYVCPDLRALHYKTTTRDGYKEYVGNAKDCKECPNRTQCFSDKSKVKTVRRHVWEMYKEDVVKFTKTDKGRNIYRRRKETIERSFADSKQLHGLRYCHMRGLENVQEQCLLTAAVQNMKKIASLLSSMFFYFITKNLLHVTNLSINQNAIA; translated from the coding sequence ATGATTAATGAAAAGAACTTCACACAACAAAAATTAGAAATGGTATATTTAGAGGATTTAGTTCCTAAAGACCATATTCTCAGAAATATAGATAAATACATGGATTTCTCTTTCATAAGAGAATTGACTCAAAAATATTATTGTTTAGATAATGGAAGACCTGGCGTAGATCCTATTTTACTCTTCAAAATGCTGTTTATTGGATACCTATTTGGAATAAAATCTGAGCGACAACTTGTAAAGGAAATTGAAGTAAATGTAGCTTATAGATGGTTTTTAGGACTAAGCCTTACTGATGTTATTCCAGATCATTCAACAATTAGCCAAAATAGACGTAGACGATTTAAAGGAACTGACGTGTTCCAAAAAATATTTGACGAAGTCGTATTTAAGGCTATAAATCTTAAGATGGTAACTGGTAAAATACTTTACACAGATTCTACACACCTAAAAGCAAATGCTAATAAGCGAAAGCTTGTGAAAATTGAAGTTGAAAAAACACCTAAAGAATATGTAGCTGATCTTAATAAAGCTGTAGAGGAAGATAGAATAAATCACGGTAAAAGACCTTTGAAAGTGAAAGAACCTGTTACCATAATAAAAGAAATTAAAGTTAGCACAACTGACCCCGACAGCGGATATATGATGAGAGATGGCAAGCCGGAAGGCTTCTCCTATTTAGATCACAGAACTGTGGACAGTAAACACAATATAATTACTGATGTTTATGTTACTCCTGGAAATATAAATGATGTTGATCCTTATATCGATAGATTGGATGTGCAAATAAAAAAATTTAATTTTAATACAAAATATGTTGGTGCCGATGCTGGTTATGCTACAAATCTTATATGTAAAGAACTATTTGAGAGAGAATTAAAATCTGTAATGGGATATAGAAGGTCTCCACATACAAAAGGAATGTACACTAAAAATAAATTTCAATATGTTAAAGAGAAGGACATATATGTTTGCCCTGACTTAAGGGCTTTGCATTATAAAACGACAACTAGAGATGGATATAAAGAGTATGTTGGGAATGCAAAAGATTGCAAAGAATGCCCAAATAGAACTCAATGTTTTTCTGATAAAAGTAAGGTTAAAACTGTTAGAAGACATGTTTGGGAAATGTATAAAGAAGATGTTGTAAAGTTTACCAAAACGGATAAGGGTAGAAATATATATAGAAGAAGGAAAGAAACTATAGAGCGAAGCTTCGCAGATTCTAAACAACTGCATGGGCTTCGCTATTGCCATATGCGCGGATTAGAAAATGTGCAAGAGCAGTGTCTGCTTACAGCAGCAGTGCAAAATATGAAAAAGATAGCTAGCCTACTATCTTCCATGTTTTTTTATTTTATAACTAAAAACCTGTTGCATGTTACTAATTTATCTATAAATCAAAATGCTATCGCATAA
- a CDS encoding Fur family transcriptional regulator, with amino-acid sequence MENITTVFKEKKLKLTPQRIAVYKFLQSTKEHPSAEIIYKALQPTYPTMSLATVYKALKTLISVELIIELNVGEGNFRYDCNMLPHPHIQCVNCGKVDDIEGISFSNVLEDVKQYTNYEVLATKLYFYGLCEDCKK; translated from the coding sequence ATGGAGAACATTACAACAGTTTTTAAAGAAAAAAAATTAAAGCTTACACCTCAACGCATTGCTGTCTACAAATTTTTACAATCTACAAAAGAACATCCTTCAGCTGAAATAATTTACAAAGCTCTACAACCAACATATCCTACTATGAGTTTGGCTACAGTTTATAAAGCATTAAAAACTCTTATAAGCGTTGAACTGATTATAGAACTTAATGTTGGTGAAGGTAATTTTAGATATGATTGTAATATGCTACCTCACCCTCACATACAATGCGTAAATTGTGGTAAAGTTGATGACATAGAAGGTATAAGTTTTTCAAATGTACTCGAAGATGTAAAACAATATACTAATTACGAGGTATTAGCTACTAAACTTTATTTTTATGGTTTATGTGAAGATTGCAAGAAATAA
- a CDS encoding PhoH family protein, whose amino-acid sequence MKKTYVLDTNVILYSPSAILSFGDNDVIIPEVVLEELDSFKKDKSDLGANARYSARLIDELRKHGKLNEGIDLESGGILRVEMNQYDTEIPASWSKEKADNRILQVCKGIKEQGEDVWLITKDIFLRIKADAADINVEDYYEKFVPEYDNQYTGRIEVFVSPEKLAEFFSKKSIEATVLLEYNEELEEYTTPFLYTNQFLIMHSTENPKQTALARYDGRNVVPLYYKDSKPLGVIPRNVGQRFMLEALSIDSVNAPLVIIKGPAGTAKTLFSLAVGLQKILQESGEHHFGSEEYRRILICRPNVTMDEEIGFLPGTEQEKISPFMRPIFDNLEILVESDEKERYKNEKQLSDKIKDLFDRRIITTEAVAYLRGRSIVKNWVIIDEAQNLSPKQVKAIITRAGEGTKLILIGDPEQIDHPFLDKRSNGLCYASEKMKGSDLCYQVTLKYDECERSPLAFEGSKKL is encoded by the coding sequence TTGAAAAAAACATATGTACTAGATACCAATGTTATTTTATATTCACCAAGTGCGATATTGTCCTTTGGCGATAATGATGTAATAATACCCGAAGTAGTATTAGAAGAACTAGATAGTTTTAAGAAAGATAAAAGTGATTTAGGAGCTAATGCTAGATATTCAGCAAGGCTTATTGACGAACTCAGAAAACATGGGAAATTAAATGAGGGCATTGATTTAGAAAGTGGAGGAATATTAAGGGTTGAAATGAATCAATATGATACCGAAATTCCGGCTTCTTGGAGTAAAGAAAAAGCTGATAATAGAATATTACAAGTATGTAAAGGTATTAAGGAGCAAGGTGAAGATGTTTGGCTCATAACCAAAGATATATTTCTACGTATAAAGGCGGATGCTGCGGATATTAATGTAGAAGACTATTATGAAAAATTTGTGCCAGAGTATGACAATCAGTATACAGGGAGGATAGAGGTATTTGTGTCTCCAGAAAAGCTTGCAGAGTTTTTTAGTAAAAAAAGTATAGAGGCTACTGTATTGCTTGAATATAATGAGGAGTTAGAAGAGTATACTACTCCATTTTTATACACAAATCAATTTTTAATAATGCATTCAACGGAAAATCCAAAACAAACTGCATTAGCAAGGTATGATGGAAGAAATGTAGTGCCGCTTTATTATAAAGACAGTAAACCTTTAGGGGTTATACCAAGAAATGTTGGACAGAGATTTATGTTAGAAGCTTTAAGCATTGATTCAGTAAATGCACCGCTTGTAATTATTAAAGGGCCAGCCGGAACTGCTAAAACACTATTTTCATTAGCAGTAGGGCTTCAAAAGATATTACAAGAAAGTGGTGAACACCACTTTGGTAGTGAAGAGTACAGAAGAATTTTAATTTGCAGGCCCAATGTTACTATGGATGAAGAAATAGGTTTTTTACCTGGTACAGAGCAAGAAAAAATTTCACCATTTATGAGGCCAATATTCGATAATTTAGAAATACTTGTGGAATCTGATGAAAAAGAGCGTTATAAAAACGAAAAACAATTATCAGATAAGATAAAAGACTTATTCGATAGGAGAATTATAACTACTGAGGCGGTTGCTTACCTTAGAGGAAGGTCAATAGTGAAAAATTGGGTAATAATAGATGAGGCTCAAAACTTATCACCAAAACAAGTAAAAGCAATAATAACTAGGGCTGGAGAGGGAACCAAATTGATTCTTATAGGTGATCCAGAACAAATAGATCATCCTTTTCTAGATAAAAGATCAAATGGGTTATGTTATGCATCCGAAAAAATGAAGGGCAGTGATTTATGTTATCAGGTAACTTTAAAATATGATGAATGCGAGAGGTCCCCTCTAGCATTTGAAGGATCAAAAAAATTATAA
- a CDS encoding phosphodiester glycosidase family protein, translated as MRKIKKRKKTKKRTSTLVLLFVIFELIFTTITGPFMLYYGPFKNVKSTVVGAAMTTYSLQWLATTFLSKEAIAKIMSDQTVDTLVQNNLDGVKVENKNDNSIERYDVKGNKFKGYILIINDPTRLKVGSSSMIGKEGQLTSDIAKDNNAIAAINGGGFNDGDSGSKNTGIGTGANPTGIIMGRGKIVSNDITDVDKKTEVVAMTSSGKLLVGPHSLSEMKKEGVTDAVSFGPALIVGGEKTIKSGDGGWGIAPRTCVAQRKDGAIIFLVIDGRQLGSVGATLKEAQDVLYDYGAVNATNLDGGSSSTLFYDDEVINSPSDSLGERSVPSIMYIESRK; from the coding sequence ATGAGAAAAATAAAAAAACGTAAAAAAACCAAAAAACGTACAAGTACACTTGTTTTGTTATTTGTAATATTCGAATTGATTTTCACAACAATTACTGGCCCATTTATGCTTTATTATGGTCCCTTTAAAAATGTGAAGAGTACAGTGGTAGGTGCTGCAATGACTACTTATTCATTACAATGGCTTGCAACAACTTTTTTGTCTAAAGAAGCAATAGCAAAAATTATGAGTGATCAAACAGTGGATACATTAGTTCAAAATAATTTGGATGGTGTAAAGGTAGAAAATAAAAATGATAATAGTATAGAAAGATATGATGTAAAAGGAAATAAATTTAAAGGTTACATATTAATAATTAATGATCCAACTAGGTTAAAAGTTGGGAGTAGTAGTATGATTGGTAAGGAAGGGCAACTAACTAGTGATATTGCAAAGGATAACAATGCAATTGCGGCAATCAATGGTGGTGGATTTAACGATGGAGATAGTGGATCGAAAAACACAGGAATAGGAACAGGAGCAAATCCAACTGGAATTATAATGGGCCGGGGAAAAATTGTTAGTAATGATATAACAGATGTAGATAAAAAAACAGAAGTTGTAGCAATGACTAGTTCAGGAAAATTATTAGTTGGTCCTCATAGTCTTTCTGAGATGAAAAAAGAGGGAGTAACTGATGCAGTATCTTTTGGACCAGCACTTATAGTTGGTGGTGAAAAAACTATAAAAAGTGGTGATGGTGGTTGGGGTATTGCACCTAGAACATGTGTAGCTCAAAGAAAAGATGGAGCGATAATATTTTTAGTGATTGATGGTAGGCAGTTAGGAAGTGTAGGCGCTACTTTAAAGGAAGCACAAGATGTATTATATGATTATGGAGCTGTTAACGCTACTAACTTAGATGGGGGTTCTTCTTCTACATTATTTTATGATGACGAAGTTATAAATAGTCCATCAGATAGTTTGGGAGAAAGGTCAGTACCTTCTATTATGTATATAGAGAGTAGAAAATAA
- a CDS encoding site-2 protease family protein, whose amino-acid sequence MIPAILIAFTFHEYAHAIVADRLGDKTPRFQGRLTLNPIAHIDPIGFILIILTGFGWAKPVETNPSSYKNYYRDDLKISFAGPFANLIIGFIFAILTVLFWKFSPVQGTVFTIIIEILKITVSINCMLFFLNLVPVPGFDGYHIIRDLFPKFFYNMSDTFTRYQFLIFMVLILPILPGSQSVFTYIVQVPANWVYNIFMNIATMLQ is encoded by the coding sequence ATGATACCAGCAATTTTAATAGCATTTACATTCCATGAGTATGCACATGCTATTGTAGCGGATAGGTTAGGGGATAAAACTCCTAGATTTCAAGGGAGACTTACACTGAATCCAATTGCGCATATAGATCCAATAGGATTTATTCTGATTATATTAACGGGATTTGGATGGGCGAAACCCGTTGAAACAAATCCTAGTTCTTATAAAAATTATTATAGGGATGATTTGAAAATTTCATTTGCTGGTCCATTTGCAAATTTGATTATAGGGTTTATATTTGCAATTTTAACGGTACTATTTTGGAAATTCTCACCTGTTCAGGGTACGGTATTTACCATTATTATAGAAATATTAAAGATTACGGTATCTATAAATTGTATGTTATTTTTTCTTAATTTAGTTCCAGTGCCAGGATTCGATGGATACCATATAATTAGGGATTTGTTTCCAAAGTTTTTTTACAATATGTCAGATACTTTTACTAGATATCAATTTTTGATATTTATGGTGTTAATATTACCTATATTACCTGGTAGTCAATCAGTTTTCACTTATATTGTGCAAGTGCCAGCTAATTGGGTATATAATATTTTTATGAACATCGCTACAATGCTTCAATAA
- the trmB gene encoding tRNA (guanosine(46)-N7)-methyltransferase TrmB: protein MRLRKKYWARPELEASHIVRTDQYDHKGNWSEEFKNENEIHLELGCGKGSFIAEKSKQNSNINFVGIDLKDEVLVFALRKVIEVRALKTEQNINVRLMPLNIMFIDDVFAKDEISRIYINFCNPWPKERHNKRRLTHTKFLTNYKKFLKVGSEVWFKTDDTDLFEDSIEYFKQCGFEILFLTYDLHKSGFEENVITEYEAKFSSIGKKAMFLRARLIKEN, encoded by the coding sequence ATGCGCTTAAGAAAAAAATATTGGGCTAGGCCGGAACTAGAGGCCAGCCATATTGTAAGAACAGATCAATATGATCATAAAGGAAATTGGAGTGAAGAATTTAAAAATGAAAATGAAATACATCTGGAGCTTGGATGTGGTAAGGGTAGTTTTATTGCAGAAAAATCTAAGCAAAATTCTAACATTAATTTTGTAGGCATAGATTTAAAAGATGAGGTACTAGTGTTTGCACTTAGAAAAGTGATAGAAGTACGTGCGCTTAAGACAGAGCAAAATATAAATGTACGTCTTATGCCTTTAAACATTATGTTTATTGATGATGTATTTGCAAAAGATGAGATAAGTAGAATTTATATAAATTTCTGTAACCCTTGGCCAAAAGAACGACATAATAAAAGAAGATTAACTCATACTAAATTCTTAACAAATTACAAGAAATTTTTAAAAGTTGGATCTGAAGTTTGGTTCAAAACAGATGATACAGACTTGTTTGAAGACTCTATAGAATATTTTAAACAATGTGGTTTTGAAATATTATTTTTAACATATGATCTTCATAAAAGTGGTTTTGAAGAAAATGTTATTACGGAATATGAAGCTAAATTTTCAAGTATAGGTAAGAAAGCTATGTTTTTAAGGGCAAGATTAATTAAAGAAAATTAG
- a CDS encoding energy-coupling factor ABC transporter permease, which yields MLKKYQVTLGVLMMLLFIPRNVFAMHIMEGFLPPKWCITWGAICIPFIVVGYFSIKEKIRIDPRLKMLIAMVGAFAFVLSALKIPSVTGSCSHPTGVGLGAILFGPTVMSVLGLIVLIFQALLLAHGGLTTLGANTFSMAVVGPIVSYGVYKLLKKLNVSMSISIFSAAMFGDLMTYVTTSFQLAVAFPDKIGGFVASLIKFMSIFAVTQLPLAISEGILTVIVFNLLTKYNKEELKELNVISEED from the coding sequence ATGTTAAAGAAATACCAAGTTACACTCGGAGTTTTAATGATGTTGCTATTTATACCGAGGAACGTATTCGCAATGCACATAATGGAAGGATTTTTACCGCCGAAATGGTGTATAACTTGGGGTGCAATATGCATACCATTTATTGTTGTTGGTTACTTTTCTATAAAGGAAAAAATAAGAATAGATCCAAGACTTAAGATGTTAATTGCAATGGTAGGAGCATTTGCATTTGTTCTATCAGCACTTAAAATACCATCAGTTACAGGAAGTTGTTCGCATCCAACAGGGGTTGGCCTTGGTGCAATTTTATTTGGACCTACAGTAATGAGTGTACTCGGATTAATAGTTTTGATTTTTCAAGCCTTACTTCTTGCACATGGAGGACTCACAACTCTTGGCGCTAATACTTTTTCTATGGCTGTAGTTGGACCAATAGTATCTTACGGCGTATACAAACTTTTAAAGAAATTAAATGTTTCAATGTCAATATCTATATTTTCTGCCGCAATGTTTGGTGATTTAATGACCTATGTTACAACTTCTTTTCAACTTGCAGTTGCATTTCCAGATAAAATAGGAGGGTTTGTGGCATCGCTTATAAAATTTATGAGTATATTTGCAGTAACACAACTTCCACTTGCAATAAGTGAGGGGATATTAACAGTTATAGTATTTAATCTTTTAACTAAATATAATAAGGAAGAACTTAAAGAATTAAACGTTATATCAGAGGAGGATTAG
- a CDS encoding energy-coupling factor ABC transporter substrate-binding protein, whose product MSIDKKSKNNSMLKKNLILAVLVVAIAVIPLLFLKHAAFTGSDDLAKNEITKIDANYKPWFSSIWTPPSAEIESLLFSLQAAIGSGVVCFFFGYAKGKAKARAEIEVKGETNEGEKN is encoded by the coding sequence ATGAGTATCGATAAAAAAAGTAAGAATAATAGTATGCTTAAAAAAAATTTGATACTTGCTGTACTTGTTGTTGCTATTGCTGTTATTCCTCTATTATTTCTAAAACATGCGGCTTTTACTGGTTCAGATGATTTGGCGAAAAATGAGATAACAAAAATTGATGCAAATTATAAACCTTGGTTCTCTTCAATCTGGACACCGCCAAGCGCTGAAATAGAAAGTCTTTTATTTTCACTACAGGCGGCTATCGGATCAGGCGTTGTATGTTTTTTCTTTGGGTATGCAAAAGGAAAAGCAAAAGCAAGGGCAGAAATAGAAGTGAAAGGGGAAACAAATGAAGGTGAGAAAAATTGA
- the cbiQ gene encoding cobalt ECF transporter T component CbiQ: protein MISIDKLAYISKLKNVNPMEKFIFSMATIIVCISLNNIADSIIILLLMSFITVFKGKLPLKNYIELMSIPLVFLIMGVITIAINVATSSKGLIFSFSIFNVTLGCTYDSLITAARLFFKSLAAVSCLYFLTLTTPVFEVLSVLRKLKVPKLFVELMGLIYRFIFVLLDTANMIYISQSSRLGYSTFRRGFNSLGNLVTSLFLSAYKRSQDIYMAMESRCYDGDINLLENHYVTSYKNISLIILVEVFLIIVSFSKNIMF from the coding sequence TTGATTTCTATAGACAAGTTAGCATATATTTCGAAACTTAAAAATGTTAATCCTATGGAAAAATTTATTTTTTCAATGGCTACAATAATTGTATGTATATCACTTAATAACATAGCTGACTCTATAATAATATTATTACTTATGAGTTTTATAACGGTTTTTAAGGGAAAATTACCATTAAAAAATTATATTGAATTAATGTCCATACCATTAGTTTTTTTGATAATGGGTGTTATAACAATAGCAATAAATGTAGCAACAAGTAGTAAAGGATTAATATTTAGTTTTAGTATTTTTAATGTTACATTAGGATGTACTTATGATAGCCTAATAACTGCAGCAAGATTATTTTTTAAGTCACTAGCAGCAGTTTCTTGTTTATATTTTTTAACATTAACAACGCCAGTTTTTGAAGTTTTATCAGTGCTTAGAAAACTTAAAGTACCTAAATTATTTGTTGAACTAATGGGTCTTATATATAGATTTATTTTTGTATTATTAGATACTGCTAATATGATTTATATATCTCAGAGTTCAAGGCTTGGGTATTCAACATTTAGAAGAGGGTTCAATTCATTAGGGAATTTAGTTACTTCATTGTTTTTAAGTGCGTACAAAAGGTCACAAGATATTTATATGGCTATGGAGTCAAGATGTTATGATGGAGATATAAATTTATTGGAAAATCATTATGTGACTTCATACAAAAATATATCCCTAATTATATTAGTAGAAGTGTTTTTAATAATTGTAAGTTTTAGTAAAAATATTATGTTTTAG
- a CDS encoding energy-coupling factor ABC transporter ATP-binding protein: MSQYILETKNLSYKYQDGTKALNNINIKIEKGKKVSFVGVNGSGKSTVFLNFNGILKPTKGNVIYKGNEVKYNQKSLLELRKNIGIVFQDPENQLFSASVYQEVSFGAMNLKLNETEVRRRVDAALMDVGMYDYKDKAVHFLSYGQKKRVAIADILVMNPEIIVFDEPTSSLDPKHSKQIVKIFDDLNQKGITVILSTHDVELAYSWSDYIIVLKDGEIAREGTPYEIFSDDKLIHECYLEKPFILEVFEQLRSSGKIDSDAAVPRNKKELFDIINSKDKINND, translated from the coding sequence ATGAGTCAATATATATTGGAGACAAAAAATTTAAGTTATAAGTATCAAGATGGAACTAAAGCATTAAACAATATAAATATAAAAATAGAAAAAGGTAAAAAGGTATCATTTGTTGGGGTTAATGGTTCAGGTAAATCAACTGTTTTCTTGAACTTTAATGGTATTTTAAAACCAACTAAAGGTAATGTAATTTATAAAGGAAATGAAGTAAAGTATAATCAAAAGTCATTATTAGAATTAAGAAAAAACATAGGCATAGTGTTTCAGGATCCTGAGAATCAATTATTTTCTGCAAGTGTATATCAAGAAGTTTCATTTGGTGCTATGAACTTAAAGCTAAATGAGACAGAAGTAAGGCGTAGGGTGGATGCTGCACTTATGGATGTGGGTATGTATGATTATAAAGATAAGGCAGTGCATTTTTTAAGTTATGGACAGAAAAAAAGAGTGGCAATTGCAGATATACTTGTTATGAACCCAGAAATAATAGTATTCGATGAGCCTACTTCAAGTCTTGACCCTAAGCATTCAAAACAAATTGTGAAAATATTTGATGATTTAAATCAGAAAGGAATAACTGTTATATTATCAACTCATGATGTGGAGCTTGCTTATTCTTGGTCAGATTATATTATAGTGCTTAAAGATGGCGAAATAGCTAGGGAAGGCACACCTTATGAAATTTTTTCGGATGATAAACTAATTCATGAGTGTTACCTTGAAAAACCATTTATTCTTGAAGTTTTTGAGCAGCTTCGAAGTAGTGGGAAAATTGATTCAGATGCAGCTGTACCTAGAAATAAAAAAGAGCTTTTTGATATAATAAATTCCAAGGATAAGATTAATAATGATTAA